One segment of Toxotes jaculatrix isolate fToxJac2 chromosome 8, fToxJac2.pri, whole genome shotgun sequence DNA contains the following:
- the utp11 gene encoding probable U3 small nucleolar RNA-associated protein 11 yields the protein MSSFRKALKSRQRNHHERSQPGSRKHLGLLEKKKDYKLRADDYHKKQNTLAALRKKALEKNPDEFYFNMINSSLQDGVHVAKKSKDEVEVTEEQKKVMRTQDIRYIEMKRVAEAKKIERLKGELHLLDADSKQKNKHTFFVDSKKEVESFDLAKHLNTAPELVDRVYNRPTLKTLETKSIQGAADPRSVMKLAKQRKHQYKILSQRIDREKKMFVISQKIQTRKDLQDKTKKVKVKKETPSAAAVYKFEAKRKR from the exons atgtCTTCGTTCAGGAAAGCGCTGAAATCCCGACAGAGAAACCACCATGAAAGATCTCAG CCTGGCTCCAGGAAGCATTTGGGGTtgctggagaagaagaaagactaCAAACTCCGTGCAGA TGACTACCACAAGAAGCAAAACACCCTCGCTGCTCTGCGAAAGAAAGCTCTGGAGAAGAATCCAGATGAGTTTTACTTCAACATGATCAACTCATCACTGCAG GATGGTGTTCACGTAGCAAAAAAATCCAAGGATGAGGTGGAGGtgacagaggagcagaaaaAAGTGATGAGGACGCAGGATATCAGATATATAGAGATGAAAAGGGTCGCGGAGGCTAAG aaaattGAGAGGCTGAAAGGAGAGCTCCATCTTCTGGATgctgacagcaaacaaaaaaacaagcacacattTTTTGTGGATTCCAAGAAGGAAG TTGAATCTTTTGACCTGGCAAAACACCTCAACACAGCTCCTGAGCTGGTGGACAGAGTGTACAACAGACCGACTCTGAAAACCCTGGAGACTAAGAGCATCCAGGGAGCGGCAGACCCTCGCAGTGTGATG AAGCTGGCCAAGCAGAGGAAGCACCAGTATAAGATCCTTTCCCAGAGGAtcgacagagaaaagaaaatgtttgtcatCAGCCAGAAGATCCAGACACGCAAGGATCTACAG GATAAGACAAAGAAAGTGAAGGTAAAAAAGGAGACACCcagtgctgcagctgtttaCAAGTTTGAGGCCAAGAGGAAACGCTGA